A window of the Euzebya pacifica genome harbors these coding sequences:
- a CDS encoding threonine ammonia-lyase: MTPDLPTIEDVRAAAGRIAGHAVRTPLLESPRLNERVGGRLLVKAESLQKVAAFKFRGAFNRISRLTEEEKRAGVLAFSSGNHAQAVALAARMAGVSAVIVMPEDAPAMKLTNTREYGAEVVLYDRYTQDREAVGMAVAEERGMVVVPPFDHPNIIAGQGTLGLEVIEQAAELGATLDTFVVPISGGGLSAGCMLALEADSPGTRRVAVEPDDFDDTRRSIEAGERLRNDPDARSICDAVQTETPGRLTWPINSRLLHEVLTVSDDEALHAMATAMVELKVVVEPGAAIALAAVLAGKVPTEGLTTAVVCSGGNADPAMLVRALERV; the protein is encoded by the coding sequence GTGACCCCTGATCTGCCGACCATCGAGGACGTCCGCGCCGCCGCCGGGCGGATTGCCGGCCATGCCGTCCGCACACCCCTGCTGGAGTCGCCTCGGCTGAACGAGCGGGTGGGCGGCCGGTTGCTGGTCAAGGCCGAGTCCCTCCAGAAGGTCGCCGCGTTCAAGTTCCGCGGGGCGTTCAACCGCATCTCCCGACTGACGGAGGAGGAGAAGCGGGCGGGCGTGCTGGCGTTCTCCTCCGGCAACCACGCCCAGGCCGTCGCGCTGGCCGCACGGATGGCGGGCGTGTCCGCCGTCATCGTCATGCCCGAGGACGCGCCGGCCATGAAGCTGACCAACACCCGCGAGTACGGGGCCGAGGTCGTCCTCTACGACCGCTACACCCAGGACCGCGAGGCCGTCGGCATGGCCGTGGCCGAGGAGCGCGGCATGGTCGTCGTGCCCCCCTTCGACCACCCCAACATCATCGCCGGGCAGGGCACCCTCGGCCTGGAGGTCATCGAGCAGGCCGCCGAGCTGGGGGCCACCCTCGACACCTTCGTCGTCCCGATCTCCGGTGGCGGGCTGTCGGCCGGCTGCATGCTGGCGCTGGAGGCCGACTCCCCCGGCACCCGACGCGTCGCCGTCGAACCCGATGACTTCGACGACACCCGCCGGTCGATCGAGGCGGGCGAGCGGCTGCGCAACGACCCGGACGCCCGCTCGATCTGCGATGCCGTCCAGACCGAGACGCCCGGCCGGCTGACCTGGCCGATCAACAGCCGGTTGCTGCACGAGGTGCTGACGGTCTCCGACGACGAGGCCCTGCACGCCATGGCCACGGCGATGGTCGAGCTGAAGGTCGTCGTCGAACCGGGGGCAGCGATCGCCCTCGCCGCGGTCCTGGCCGGCAAGGTGCCCACCGAGGGCCTGACCACGGCGGTCGTCTGCTCGGGCGGGAACGCCGATCCGGCGATGCTGGTCCGCGCCCTCGAACGCGTCTAG
- a CDS encoding dodecin family protein — translation MAVIKTIDLVGVSTEGWQDAASKALDEAAKTLRGIQGFDVLEQSAIVEGTEISEFHTHVRIRFRIERS, via the coding sequence GTGGCCGTCATCAAGACCATCGATCTCGTCGGCGTTTCGACGGAGGGTTGGCAGGACGCCGCCTCCAAGGCCCTCGACGAGGCGGCCAAGACCCTCCGCGGCATCCAGGGCTTCGACGTGCTCGAGCAGTCCGCCATCGTCGAGGGCACCGAGATCAGCGAGTTCCACACCCACGTCCGGATCCGGTTCCGCATCGAGCGGTCCTGA
- a CDS encoding ABC transporter permease, which produces MNTTTDTTGTEPTMLTDDPAHVTDAEAIQADGSARAKLGGALGRMGNLGLVGAIVLVALVGAVTAPDNFLTSDNLLTILRQAAVIGVVTVGMTFVIIGGGIDLSVGALVALASVWATTGATQEFGVLGMVGVALLVGTLAGLVNGVLIAYGRVVSFIATLAMLVSARGLAANISNKRVQLVEVQGFTEISQGDFLGLPNLVWVVAIVFVVGWVLLNRTTFGRHTFAIGGNVEAARLAGINIRRHTMMLYGLSGLCTGIGAILIAARTTTGSSTHGELYELDAIAAVIIGGTLLTGGKGTIVGSALGVFIFTLLQNVFALNNLSTDLQNIAKGLIIVAAVLLQMRSARDRA; this is translated from the coding sequence ATGAACACCACGACCGACACAACAGGAACAGAGCCGACGATGCTGACCGACGACCCTGCACACGTCACCGACGCCGAGGCGATCCAGGCCGATGGCAGCGCACGCGCCAAGCTGGGCGGCGCGCTGGGCCGCATGGGCAACCTGGGGCTGGTGGGCGCGATCGTGCTCGTCGCCCTCGTGGGTGCCGTCACTGCGCCCGACAACTTCCTGACCAGCGACAACCTGCTGACGATCCTGCGACAGGCAGCCGTCATCGGTGTGGTCACCGTCGGCATGACCTTCGTCATCATCGGCGGCGGCATCGACCTGTCGGTCGGTGCGCTCGTCGCGCTGGCGTCGGTGTGGGCGACAACCGGCGCGACGCAGGAGTTCGGCGTCCTCGGCATGGTCGGCGTGGCGCTGCTCGTCGGCACCCTCGCAGGCCTCGTCAACGGGGTCCTGATCGCCTACGGACGGGTCGTCTCGTTCATCGCGACGCTGGCGATGCTGGTCTCCGCCCGGGGCCTGGCCGCCAACATCTCCAACAAGCGTGTGCAGCTCGTCGAGGTGCAGGGCTTCACCGAGATCAGCCAGGGTGACTTCCTCGGCCTGCCGAACCTGGTCTGGGTCGTCGCGATCGTGTTCGTGGTCGGCTGGGTCCTGCTCAACCGCACCACCTTCGGACGACACACCTTCGCGATCGGTGGCAACGTCGAGGCCGCGCGCCTGGCCGGCATCAACATCCGCCGCCACACGATGATGCTGTACGGCCTCTCGGGCCTGTGCACCGGCATCGGCGCGATCCTGATCGCCGCCCGCACCACCACGGGGTCCAGCACCCACGGCGAGCTCTACGAGCTCGACGCCATCGCCGCGGTGATCATCGGCGGGACCCTGCTGACGGGTGGCAAGGGCACCATCGTCGGGTCGGCGCTCGGTGTCTTCATCTTCACGCTGCTGCAGAACGTGTTCGCCCTGAACAACCTCTCCACCGACCTCCAGAACATCGCCAAGGGCCTGATCATCGTCGCGGCCGTCCTGCTGCAGATGCGGTCCGCGCGCGACCGCGCCTGA
- a CDS encoding ATP-binding cassette domain-containing protein codes for MHGIVKEFPGVRALDNVDLDVRPGEVHCLLGQNGAGKSTLIKVLAGAHTPDEGRIVWQGEDVSFAHPIDALGHGLATIYQELDLVDGLSVADNIFLGHEHSRGGFVSRGETNKAAAALLARLGHPEIKPGRELGSLTPAGKQITSMARALSYNAQLIVMDEPSAVLDGDEVGNLFRVIKEITSEGVAVVYISHRLEEIREIGDRVTVLKDGRTVAQGLAVADVTTREVVSLMTGRDIEFVFPDRPTTAVETGAPLLRVEGLSRKGEFADVSFDVHPGEILGLTGLVGAGRSEILETVYGARTPDEGTVTLDGQRMRPGSVTAAVKAGMGLCPEERKAQALVLGDTVIRNVSLATLGRYANAGLIGAEAEREDVEKLTRDLDVRPADGRRVVRTLSGGNQQKAVLARWLLRECKVLLLDEPTRGVDVGARSELYQLVRDLADSGVAVVMVSSEVPEVLGLADRVLVVRDGRVVHESPATELTEADVLDLVMEGHAA; via the coding sequence ATGCACGGGATCGTCAAGGAGTTCCCCGGTGTCCGTGCCCTCGACAACGTCGACCTCGACGTGCGTCCGGGCGAGGTCCACTGCCTGCTGGGCCAGAACGGCGCCGGCAAGTCCACCCTCATCAAGGTCCTGGCGGGCGCCCACACCCCCGACGAGGGCCGGATCGTCTGGCAGGGCGAGGACGTGTCCTTCGCCCACCCGATCGATGCGCTCGGCCACGGCCTGGCCACGATCTACCAAGAGCTGGACCTCGTCGACGGCCTGTCGGTCGCCGACAACATCTTCCTCGGCCACGAGCACTCCCGCGGGGGGTTCGTCAGCCGTGGGGAGACCAACAAGGCCGCAGCAGCGCTGCTCGCCCGGCTCGGCCACCCCGAGATCAAGCCCGGACGCGAGCTCGGGTCCCTGACCCCCGCCGGCAAGCAGATCACCAGCATGGCGCGGGCGCTGTCGTACAACGCCCAGCTGATCGTCATGGACGAGCCATCTGCGGTGCTCGACGGTGACGAGGTCGGCAACCTCTTCCGCGTCATCAAGGAGATCACCAGCGAGGGCGTGGCGGTCGTCTACATCTCCCACCGCCTCGAGGAGATCCGTGAGATCGGCGACCGCGTGACGGTCCTCAAGGACGGTCGCACCGTCGCCCAGGGCCTTGCCGTGGCCGACGTCACGACCCGCGAGGTCGTCTCGCTGATGACCGGTCGGGACATCGAGTTCGTCTTCCCCGACCGGCCCACGACAGCCGTCGAGACGGGTGCCCCACTCCTCCGGGTCGAGGGCCTCAGCCGCAAGGGCGAGTTCGCCGACGTCTCCTTCGACGTCCACCCGGGCGAGATCCTCGGCCTGACCGGCCTCGTCGGCGCCGGTCGCTCGGAGATCCTCGAGACGGTCTACGGGGCTCGCACCCCCGACGAAGGCACCGTGACCCTCGACGGCCAGCGGATGCGCCCCGGGTCGGTGACCGCCGCGGTGAAGGCCGGGATGGGCCTGTGCCCCGAGGAGCGCAAGGCGCAGGCGCTGGTGCTCGGCGACACCGTCATCCGCAACGTCTCCCTGGCCACCCTCGGTCGGTACGCCAACGCAGGCCTCATCGGTGCCGAGGCCGAACGCGAGGACGTCGAGAAGCTGACCCGTGACCTCGACGTGCGTCCTGCTGACGGGCGACGCGTCGTGCGGACCCTGTCCGGTGGCAACCAGCAGAAGGCCGTGCTGGCCCGCTGGCTGCTGCGCGAGTGCAAGGTCCTGCTGCTCGACGAGCCCACCCGCGGCGTCGACGTGGGGGCCCGCAGCGAGCTGTACCAGCTCGTCCGCGATCTCGCCGACAGCGGCGTCGCCGTGGTCATGGTCTCCAGCGAGGTGCCCGAGGTCCTCGGCCTGGCGGATCGTGTGCTCGTCGTCAGAGACGGCCGCGTCGTCCACGAGAGCCCGGCCACAGAACTCACCGAAGCCGACGTGCTGGACCTCGTCATGGAGGGCCACGCCGCATGA
- a CDS encoding DUF4267 domain-containing protein, which translates to MNKYSVAAATAAIGFGAGELLAPDKAMKLFGVAEEDLNPSMRAIVRAFGGRNLTYGAMMLTKQGRKALMGALPLVVATEAAAAGLSITRDEVSPVLPALGAGATLVIAALLVKGR; encoded by the coding sequence GTGAACAAGTACAGCGTTGCAGCCGCGACCGCGGCGATCGGATTCGGTGCCGGCGAGCTGCTGGCGCCGGACAAGGCGATGAAGCTCTTCGGCGTGGCCGAGGAGGACCTCAACCCGTCGATGCGGGCGATCGTCCGCGCCTTCGGTGGCCGCAACCTGACCTACGGCGCGATGATGCTGACCAAGCAGGGACGCAAGGCGCTGATGGGTGCGCTGCCGCTCGTCGTGGCCACCGAGGCGGCAGCCGCGGGGTTGTCGATCACCCGTGACGAGGTCTCGCCCGTCCTGCCGGCCCTCGGTGCCGGCGCCACGCTGGTGATCGCAGCGCTGCTGGTGAAGGGCCGCTAG
- a CDS encoding substrate-binding domain-containing protein, with the protein MTESTTSRFGLMRLMAAMIAVLLLLTACTGDGSSDDETTDGDSETSEETADADTGEETGDEAAGSTTGEAVTIGFSAPAADHGWIAAITENAQATADEFDDVTLEVTEGTNDVNQQIAQVETLINSGVDALVILPFEGQALTQVAQQAMEAGIPVVNLDRVFSSPQAYRTYIAGDNYGMGVSAGNYIGQRLTDEGVTDPVIAEIAGIDNLPLTQDRSQGFADALETFGFEVTARQAAEFTVESGQAVTANLLQAEPEIDAIWNHDDDQGIGVLAAIQEAGRDEFFMVGGAGSANAMREIQSGESVLQATVLYNPSMSSSAIRLARAIAQGTGLDGLAENDVPAEIITFSAVVTAENVEEYLPVGFES; encoded by the coding sequence ATGACCGAGTCAACCACTTCCCGCTTCGGGCTGATGCGCCTGATGGCGGCGATGATCGCCGTCCTCCTGCTGCTGACCGCCTGCACCGGCGACGGCAGCAGCGACGACGAGACCACCGACGGGGACAGCGAGACCTCCGAGGAGACCGCCGACGCCGACACCGGTGAGGAGACCGGCGACGAGGCCGCAGGGTCGACCACCGGCGAGGCCGTCACCATCGGCTTCTCCGCCCCGGCCGCCGACCACGGCTGGATCGCCGCCATCACCGAGAACGCCCAGGCCACCGCCGACGAGTTCGACGACGTGACCCTGGAGGTCACCGAGGGCACCAACGACGTCAACCAGCAGATCGCCCAGGTCGAGACGCTGATCAACTCCGGCGTCGACGCCCTGGTCATCCTGCCCTTCGAGGGCCAGGCCCTGACCCAGGTCGCCCAGCAGGCCATGGAGGCCGGCATCCCGGTCGTCAACCTCGACCGCGTCTTCTCCTCCCCGCAGGCCTACCGGACCTACATCGCCGGTGACAACTACGGCATGGGCGTCAGCGCCGGCAACTACATCGGTCAGCGCCTGACCGACGAGGGCGTGACCGACCCGGTCATCGCCGAGATCGCCGGTATCGACAACCTGCCCCTCACCCAGGACCGCAGCCAGGGCTTCGCCGACGCGCTCGAGACCTTCGGCTTCGAGGTCACCGCTCGTCAGGCCGCGGAGTTCACCGTGGAGTCCGGCCAGGCCGTGACCGCCAACCTGCTGCAGGCCGAGCCCGAGATCGACGCCATCTGGAACCACGACGACGACCAGGGCATCGGCGTCCTGGCCGCCATCCAGGAAGCCGGCCGCGACGAGTTCTTCATGGTCGGTGGCGCCGGTTCCGCCAACGCGATGCGTGAGATCCAGTCCGGCGAGTCCGTGCTGCAGGCCACCGTCCTCTACAACCCGTCCATGTCCTCCTCCGCGATCCGCCTGGCGCGTGCCATCGCGCAGGGCACCGGCCTCGACGGCCTGGCGGAGAACGACGTTCCCGCCGAGATCATCACCTTCTCCGCGGTCGTGACCGCCGAGAACGTCGAGGAATACCTCCCGGTCGGCTTCGAGTCCTAG
- a CDS encoding adenylosuccinate synthase codes for MPAIVIVGTQWGDEGKGKATDLLADDVNYVVRYQGGNNAGHTIIVGDTTLKLHLVPSGVMYGHVTPVIGDGVVVDPGVLLEELDGLVEQGLDVSRLKISSNAHLIMPYHREFDAVTERYLGRQKLGTTKRGIGPCYADKASRVGLRVQDLYDMKIFRQKLDVVLKEKNAILSRVYNRLPMKAVDIETEYAVYAERLRPYIADTMMLLHEGLEKGETVLLEGAQGTLLDLDHGTYPFVTSSNPVSGGAMTGAGLGPKHIERVIGITKAYVTRVGAGPFPTELHDEIGERMTAVGREFGTTTGRRRRVGWFDAVLARYAARVNGLTEHFLTKLDVLSEFDTLKICSAYRYQDEEFEHFPPHQTAFHHAEPVYEEVEGWRTDITEVTEYAKLPKQAQAYVERLEELSGTPIRWVSVGPARRQTLERDI; via the coding sequence GTGCCAGCCATCGTCATCGTCGGAACCCAGTGGGGCGACGAAGGGAAGGGCAAGGCCACCGACCTGCTGGCCGACGACGTGAACTACGTCGTGCGGTACCAGGGCGGCAACAACGCCGGCCACACGATCATCGTGGGCGACACCACCCTCAAGCTGCACCTCGTGCCCAGCGGCGTGATGTACGGCCACGTCACCCCGGTCATCGGTGACGGCGTCGTGGTCGACCCCGGTGTGCTGCTGGAGGAGCTCGACGGGCTGGTCGAGCAGGGGCTGGACGTCTCGCGCCTGAAGATCTCCTCCAACGCCCACCTGATCATGCCGTACCACCGCGAGTTCGACGCGGTCACCGAGCGGTACCTCGGTCGGCAGAAGCTGGGCACCACCAAGCGCGGCATCGGCCCGTGCTACGCCGACAAGGCCTCCCGTGTGGGGCTGCGCGTGCAGGACCTGTACGACATGAAGATCTTCCGGCAGAAGCTGGACGTCGTGCTCAAGGAGAAGAACGCGATCCTGTCGCGGGTCTACAACCGGCTGCCCATGAAGGCCGTCGACATCGAGACCGAGTACGCGGTGTACGCCGAGCGCCTGCGCCCCTACATCGCCGACACGATGATGCTGCTGCACGAGGGCCTGGAGAAGGGTGAGACGGTCCTGCTCGAGGGCGCCCAGGGCACCCTGCTGGACCTCGACCACGGCACCTATCCGTTCGTCACCTCCTCCAACCCCGTCAGCGGTGGCGCGATGACCGGTGCGGGCCTCGGTCCCAAGCACATCGAGCGGGTCATCGGCATCACCAAGGCCTACGTCACCCGTGTCGGCGCCGGTCCGTTCCCGACCGAGCTGCACGACGAGATCGGCGAGCGGATGACCGCCGTCGGGCGCGAGTTCGGCACCACGACCGGCCGTCGCCGGCGTGTCGGCTGGTTCGACGCGGTGCTGGCGCGCTACGCCGCACGCGTCAACGGCCTGACCGAGCACTTCCTGACCAAGCTCGACGTGCTCAGCGAGTTCGACACGCTGAAGATCTGCAGCGCCTACCGCTACCAGGACGAGGAGTTCGAGCACTTCCCGCCGCACCAGACCGCGTTCCACCACGCCGAACCGGTCTACGAAGAGGTGGAGGGCTGGCGCACCGACATCACCGAGGTGACGGAGTACGCCAAGCTGCCCAAGCAGGCGCAGGCCTACGTCGAACGCCTCGAGGAGCTGAGCGGCACCCCGATCCGGTGGGTCTCCGTCGGCCCCGCCCGCCGCCAGACCCTCGAACGCGACATCTAG
- a CDS encoding Gfo/Idh/MocA family protein — MAAASPGERLNVAMIGYSFMGRAHAQAWSTVGRHFDLPVQPHMKVVVGRSAEKVEEARAKLGFEEAATDWREVVARDDIDIVDICTPGSSHHEIAIAALEAGKHVLCEKPLANTVEEAQAMADAAEKARVNGVRSMVAFNYRRVPALAHAKQLIEQGVIGDIRHVRAVYLQDWIVDPEFPLVWRLQADLAGSGALGDIGAHIIDLAQHLTGATVEELTGHTHTFVTERPLAEGSDGLSATGSGGTGPVTVDDAALVIARMSDGALATFEASRFATGRKNGLRIELNGSKGSIAFDLERLNELELFTADGTPATEGFRRILVTEGDQPYMEAWWPPGHIIGWEHSFVHEVRDLLVAIAEGKDPQPGFAEGLQVQQVLDAVQSASDQRGWVTVPE; from the coding sequence ATGGCCGCCGCGTCCCCCGGCGAGCGACTGAATGTCGCGATGATCGGCTACAGCTTCATGGGCCGCGCGCACGCGCAGGCCTGGAGCACCGTCGGCAGGCACTTCGACCTGCCGGTGCAGCCCCACATGAAGGTCGTGGTCGGTCGGTCCGCGGAGAAGGTCGAGGAGGCCCGCGCGAAGCTCGGCTTCGAGGAGGCGGCCACCGACTGGCGCGAGGTCGTCGCGCGTGACGACATCGACATCGTCGACATCTGCACGCCCGGCTCGAGCCACCACGAGATCGCCATCGCGGCACTGGAAGCCGGCAAGCACGTGCTGTGCGAGAAGCCGCTGGCCAACACCGTCGAGGAGGCGCAGGCCATGGCCGACGCCGCCGAGAAGGCACGCGTCAACGGTGTCCGCTCGATGGTGGCCTTCAACTACCGTCGTGTGCCGGCGCTCGCGCATGCCAAGCAGCTGATCGAACAGGGCGTCATCGGCGACATCCGCCACGTGCGGGCGGTCTACCTGCAGGACTGGATCGTCGATCCGGAGTTCCCCCTCGTGTGGCGGCTCCAGGCCGACCTGGCAGGCTCCGGGGCGCTGGGCGACATCGGGGCGCACATCATCGACCTGGCCCAGCACCTGACCGGCGCGACGGTCGAGGAGCTGACCGGGCACACCCACACCTTCGTCACGGAGCGCCCGCTGGCGGAGGGGTCCGATGGCCTGTCGGCCACGGGCAGCGGTGGTACCGGCCCGGTCACGGTCGACGACGCCGCGCTGGTGATCGCACGGATGTCCGACGGTGCGCTGGCCACCTTCGAGGCCAGCAGGTTCGCGACCGGCCGCAAGAACGGGCTGCGGATCGAGCTGAACGGCTCCAAGGGCAGCATCGCGTTCGACCTCGAGCGGTTGAACGAGCTCGAGCTGTTCACCGCCGATGGGACACCAGCCACCGAGGGCTTCCGTAGGATCCTGGTCACCGAGGGTGACCAGCCGTACATGGAGGCGTGGTGGCCGCCAGGCCACATCATCGGGTGGGAACACAGCTTCGTGCACGAGGTCCGCGACCTCCTCGTCGCGATCGCTGAGGGCAAGGACCCCCAGCCGGGGTTCGCCGAGGGGCTGCAGGTCCAGCAGGTGCTCGATGCCGTGCAGTCGGCGTCCGACCAACGCGGTTGGGTCACCGTCCCCGAGTGA
- a CDS encoding Vms1/Ankzf1 family peptidyl-tRNA hydrolase, protein MTHSTLTPDPVLRRSADRALVTVTVPAPSESTDAGDRFDVELSNARRNVVELLDSTPDVDAESTADRLVDALRAHGHADAMTLVGVAGPDDIAVFATAETLPAGAVAGPLPALGELIAAQQTWIPHALVMVDRIGADVELVTAGHEEIDLTVDGESQHITKSNPGGWSQRRFQQRAEEQWEENLRLVADRLTQETRDRHLQLIALTGDETAVAMLQDLLPDDLQDLVVDLETGGRADDGSADHVQEEADAAVRRAAAYHRASRQRAVTDAVGRGDGVTGRHDVLRALFEGRVETLVVHLRAAADAHAYIGDEPTQIVADSARLHELDLPATRVPLADGAMAAAAATGAEVVVVQDALTDYPDGLAASLRGHDALG, encoded by the coding sequence ATGACCCACTCCACCCTCACCCCTGATCCCGTCCTCCGACGAAGCGCGGACCGTGCCCTGGTGACCGTGACGGTGCCAGCGCCGAGCGAGTCCACCGACGCCGGCGACCGCTTCGACGTCGAGCTGTCCAACGCCCGCCGAAACGTGGTCGAGCTGCTCGACAGCACCCCCGACGTGGACGCCGAGTCGACCGCCGACCGCCTCGTCGACGCCCTTCGTGCCCACGGCCACGCCGACGCCATGACGCTCGTTGGTGTCGCTGGACCCGACGACATCGCGGTGTTCGCTACGGCCGAGACGCTGCCGGCCGGTGCCGTCGCGGGGCCCCTGCCCGCCCTGGGCGAGCTGATCGCAGCCCAGCAGACGTGGATCCCCCACGCCCTGGTCATGGTCGACCGGATCGGTGCGGACGTCGAGCTCGTGACCGCCGGCCACGAGGAGATCGACCTGACCGTCGACGGCGAGAGCCAGCACATCACCAAGTCCAATCCCGGTGGGTGGTCGCAGCGGCGGTTCCAGCAGCGGGCCGAGGAGCAGTGGGAGGAGAACCTGCGCCTCGTCGCGGACCGGCTGACGCAGGAGACCCGCGACCGCCACCTGCAGCTGATCGCCCTGACCGGTGACGAGACCGCCGTGGCGATGCTGCAGGACCTGCTCCCAGACGACCTGCAGGACCTCGTCGTCGACCTCGAGACCGGCGGGCGTGCCGACGACGGTTCCGCCGACCACGTGCAGGAGGAGGCCGACGCGGCCGTCCGTCGAGCCGCCGCCTATCACCGCGCCTCGCGCCAGCGAGCGGTCACCGACGCCGTCGGTCGTGGTGACGGGGTCACCGGCCGTCACGACGTCCTCCGGGCGTTGTTCGAGGGCCGGGTCGAGACGTTGGTCGTGCACCTCCGCGCGGCGGCCGACGCCCATGCCTACATCGGCGACGAGCCGACGCAGATCGTGGCTGACTCCGCCCGCCTGCACGAGCTGGACCTGCCCGCGACCCGGGTGCCGCTGGCCGATGGCGCCATGGCGGCTGCAGCGGCCACCGGTGCAGAGGTCGTCGTGGTGCAGGACGCGCTGACGGACTACCCCGACGGCCTCGCGGCATCCCTGCGCGGCCACGACGCACTCGGTTAG
- a CDS encoding aminotransferase class I/II-fold pyridoxal phosphate-dependent enzyme: MTTGDTAGSLSSRGRGMLAGGFASYIDAHVARQDDPGYVSLAIAENLQMFDLLGPRLESFPPVPPRVVGYDANAGRQVLREAIAGLVGRRMFGRAIDPAHVGVLSGASAVLEAMAFVLGDPGDGVLVPTPSYAGFWPDLGARAGLDVVGVPTRAEDGYRLTPDMLDRARTDAGRPTPILLLTNPDNPRGQVRDRDEVEALIAWAEDRRIHVIADEVYGLTVFGEGTDFASAGRLRPSLGDHLHVVWAVSKDFGMSGLRCGAVVTENEPLRNAIELQGIWTGVSSLAQHAIAAMLADDAWVDTYLDAMRDRLGNLAATVSRALTAADVPHLPPTAGFFVLCDLREWLAEPTVEAEHALWQRILDEADVNLTPGSALRAPDPGIFRLCYAANPPEVVADAVGRVIEVLRAA; this comes from the coding sequence GTGACCACAGGGGACACCGCGGGTTCCCTCTCCTCCCGTGGCCGCGGGATGCTCGCGGGCGGGTTCGCCAGCTACATCGACGCCCACGTCGCCCGTCAGGACGATCCGGGGTACGTCAGCCTGGCCATCGCGGAGAACCTGCAGATGTTCGACCTGCTGGGGCCGCGGCTGGAGTCCTTCCCGCCGGTGCCCCCGAGGGTGGTCGGCTACGACGCCAACGCCGGCAGGCAGGTCCTCCGCGAGGCGATCGCCGGGCTCGTCGGCCGGCGCATGTTCGGTCGGGCGATCGACCCCGCCCACGTCGGTGTGCTGTCGGGTGCCAGCGCGGTGCTCGAGGCGATGGCGTTCGTCCTCGGTGACCCGGGCGACGGCGTCCTGGTGCCCACGCCTTCCTACGCCGGCTTCTGGCCCGACCTCGGTGCCCGGGCCGGCCTGGATGTCGTCGGCGTCCCCACACGGGCCGAGGACGGCTACCGGCTGACCCCGGACATGCTCGACCGCGCCCGCACCGATGCCGGACGGCCGACGCCGATCCTGCTGCTGACCAACCCCGACAACCCGCGCGGGCAGGTCCGCGACCGCGACGAGGTCGAGGCGTTGATCGCGTGGGCCGAGGACCGTCGCATCCACGTCATCGCCGACGAGGTCTACGGCCTGACGGTCTTCGGCGAGGGGACCGACTTCGCCAGCGCCGGGCGGCTGCGCCCGTCCCTGGGCGACCACCTGCACGTCGTGTGGGCCGTCAGCAAGGACTTCGGCATGAGCGGCCTGCGCTGCGGAGCCGTCGTGACCGAGAACGAACCGCTGCGCAACGCCATCGAGCTGCAGGGCATCTGGACCGGGGTGTCCAGCCTGGCCCAGCACGCCATCGCCGCCATGCTGGCCGACGACGCGTGGGTCGACACCTACCTGGACGCCATGCGCGATCGCCTCGGCAACCTGGCCGCCACGGTCAGCCGAGCCCTGACCGCCGCCGACGTCCCGCACCTGCCCCCGACCGCCGGGTTCTTCGTCCTCTGCGACCTGCGGGAATGGTTGGCCGAGCCGACGGTCGAGGCCGAACACGCCCTGTGGCAGCGGATCCTCGACGAGGCCGACGTGAACCTGACCCCCGGGTCGGCGCTGCGTGCCCCCGACCCCGGCATCTTCCGCCTGTGCTACGCGGCCAACCCACCCGAGGTCGTGGCCGATGCCGTCGGGCGTGTGATCGAGGTGCTGCGGGCCGCCTGA
- a CDS encoding YdeI/OmpD-associated family protein has translation MPSTTTFTTTLLAFGNNTGIEVPPDHVEALGAGKRPPVKVDVDGYTYDSTVAVMGGKYLLPLNKAHRTASGLGPGDRVTVVLELVEGERVVDVPGLLAAALEDAGLRDAFDQLSYSRRKEHARSVADATKADTAERRVAKVLEQLA, from the coding sequence ATGCCCTCGACGACGACCTTCACCACCACCCTGCTCGCCTTCGGCAACAACACCGGGATAGAGGTGCCACCCGACCACGTCGAGGCGCTCGGCGCCGGGAAACGCCCACCCGTGAAGGTCGACGTCGACGGCTACACCTATGACAGCACCGTGGCGGTCATGGGCGGCAAGTACCTCCTTCCCCTGAACAAGGCCCATCGCACTGCCTCTGGGCTCGGACCCGGGGACCGGGTCACCGTCGTCCTGGAGCTGGTCGAGGGCGAACGCGTCGTGGACGTGCCCGGGCTCCTGGCCGCCGCCCTCGAGGATGCCGGGCTGCGGGACGCGTTCGACCAGCTGTCGTACTCACGACGCAAGGAGCACGCACGCTCGGTGGCCGACGCCACAAAGGCAGACACCGCCGAACGGCGTGTGGCCAAGGTCCTCGAGCAGCTCGCGTGA